The DNA window AACGAGTCCTTATGGAGATTGCCTGACGATAGAAATGTACGGTGGAGCAATTATCAATGCAGGAATTTCAAGTGCTTAGCCGGTAAGAATCCGAAGAGGGGTTTCTCAAAGTGCACAGGCTGTTTCGAAATCGAGAATGAAAAGCTGAAATGGGTTACCAACAGTTCACTTCCTGCAGTTTTTCTGATCAAAGACGTTCTCGCAATCAAGCCCGGAGAGATACGAATTGGGCTAGACATCGGTGTGGGGACGGGGACTTTCGCTGCTAGGATGAGAGAAATGAATGTCACTATAATCTCCACAGCACTAAATCTCGGAGCTCCATTTAATGAAATGATTGCCCTGAGAGGTCTAGTTCCATTGTATTGGACATTGAATCAACGTCTTCCGTTTTTCGACAACACGATGGACTTGATTCATACAACAGGATTTATGGACGGTTGGATCGACCTGCTATTGATGGATTTCATTCTGTTTGACTGGGATAGGGTGTTAAGGCCAGGCGGATTGTTATGGATCGACCGATTCTTCTGCAAACGGAACGATTTGGATGATTATATGTACATGTTTCTGCAATTCAGGTATAAGAAACATAAGTGGGTTATTTCTCCTAAGTCAAAAGATGAGGTTTATTTTTCTGCATTGCTAGAGAAATCTCCAAGAGCTGTCTGATATATTTGTAGAGTGTTTATTATTACTGAAAGTTTTTGATGTACACTCTAGGaagtataatttatatttatattatatgcaTGTATTTTCTGATGATATgagaaatcaaaaaataaaaagaaagtatCATTTATATGTGAGTCGGAGTTATAGGTTCATTTTGAATTGCTTGTATGTATCatggatatataatttataattccaagACTAAAAtgttctttttcatttaaaacatGAGAAATTTTTACGTCATTCATGGACTAAacttatcacattatgacatgtTATTAAAgtaaagtgtaaataagtaataaataaaaatgcgATAGTGAcgctattttaatgacgtgtcataatgtgataggctaGTACATGTATAATGttgtagactgagtctacctaaaaatctcttTTAAAGCATTACTATATCACTGTTTTCTAGCGATGGAAAAAGGGAGAAATTCATTGCTAAAATAAACAGCAATGGAGGAAAACATACACTAGATTATATTAATTACGgagtttatttataaatttaagtaaaaatgaaaaaaattaaattgattgaaaaaattggataaaaatGCAATGAAATGTTTAATAcatgattttattttgaaagtatTTAGGCCAGAAATATATATATGGCAATCAATTTTTCCCATATggcaaataaatatattttttaattgtcgCCACTTTCACACTAGTAGGTCTAGTAGTGTATTTCGTGTGGTAACCATTTAGCATTTctctttataaaataattaattatttaataaaataaatttatctattgATGAATCATCACTTCCATTAAATGGTTAAATAGACACAATACATCCTAAAATTGTGATGCATGAAAACAATTCAGAGTATCATCACAATCATTTTCCATTTGAAAAATCTGATGAACATATGCATATGTATTCTGTTCGCCTTCTTCGGATGCCATTGCTACatgatatattaaaaagaaGCTAACTAATTCTAacaagtttttaatattttattatgtatACTCTGTTCTATAAAATGAATCAATATTTGATTACAAAAATAGAATGAGACTAACAATTTGGTTAATTATTCCCCCGATAGCTTGACATGGGCCAGCTTTTTCCCTATGCAGATTGCAAAGTATGACAAGAACACTTTGATGGGCCAATAAGTTATGAGGCCTCATTAGTATCCAAGACCAAGATAAACAAACCTAAATGGCTTAAAATTGTCTAGAAGTAAACACCCCTCCACTCGGCCTTTAGGAGGAGGCTAGAAGATTTAGCACAAAtgtgtcaaaaaaattaaacataaataaattgtatttatatttttcttttgcaatttttaaaaattatattcatatctcgagaaattcttaggtagactcagtccaccacgtcatccatggactaaaccaatcatatcataacacctcattaaaatgagggtattcttgtaatatcattattcaaaagtgtatgcaaataataaacgaaattacaagaataccctcattttaataaggtgttataatatgattggcttagtccacggatgacgtggtaaaccgagtctacataagaatctCTCTCATATctcataattaaaaataaatcggACTTTAAATTGACATAAATGTGAATTTGAATTGACATCAAATTGGCGTTATGTTTGACTTTGAGTTAGTAGTAAGATATAAATgtataatttagaaaaagaataaattttttttgcatAATATGAAATTATGGATGAAGAATATTATAAAAAGTCAGTGAGTGTAATTTTCTAAGAAAACAAATCAATGAAAGAAAAGGAGAAATTTagcaatagaaaaaaaaattagttgttCCTATTACacttaaaatattacaattaattataattaggtAAATGAAACGATTAACAATGTTAGTGGTAATACCTATAATGCttacaaagaaaagaaaaataaataaatatgttcAAAGTCCTATAAAAGTGTTCCAAGTATGTAGGGTTTTTTTAGGGTGGAATTGAACTTTGGATATAAATTAATGCCCATAACCATTTGTTTATGCATTTCTTTAGCCAATAATGGGAAACCttcataaagtttttaaacCCTAGATGCTCAATAACACAAGCTTTTTCGTTTTTAAagatctttataattttattttattaagtgtACTATCCaacttatatttataaataataactcAAAtggatatatattataaattactgTATATGAAATTTGTTCGGacattattttattgaaaaagcTAGATAATGTGTTGATATTGTTCCATTTGGTTTCCCTTTCGAATCTTTAATTTAAGAAAACacatttctatttttctttttgtgtcTAATACTTGATatccattaaaaaaaaacaattggagTTTAGTAAATCtagaaatgaataaaaaaattctaatgcTTAACTTTAACTCacgagattttttttaaaggagaGTTTCTTTAATTACTTTTAGATATATGTATGCGAAGACcgaaattattttaaagagaGCCAAAAAATATCGATATTACAAatgtaaaaaatgtaaaataaaaagagaatgTGGTCAATATTCatcaaaataagtttaaaatgaaACTGTAAAGATATTTACTTTGAAGATGAATTATTTGGacttaaatgaaaatttatctCCTCAACTTGCAAGTGATGATTAAttagcaaatattttaattttatgatcaATTTAGTATGAAATttgactttttaaatttatcaatatatCTCATCTTTACCCCTGATTCGACGCGTGTTGATCACCTCTAGTAATAACTTTTATGCTAAAATAGGgcaaattaataacaaaaatcaAATCTATGAGTAAAtgatcataaaattaaaatttgtgcTAATCAACCATTACTAGCAAGATAAAGGGGTAAACTGCTACTTAATTGAGCATGAAAATTTACGTTTAGCAAGTGTTTATGGCgactaatataaattaatactaGCTATTATCAAAATAGGTTCAGCAGATAGACAATTGATATGgtttttcatataaaattttacttgaGGTTGTACCAAAATTTTGGATTAGGACCCCCACTATATTTCTTCTTTGTATCAGCATAATACCTAAATAATTTAGGACATGTTTAGTGTAATGCGTAATTAATAAGTATTAAATCATTATTTTTGTTAAGTGGGACTAGGAAAAACAAAAATTCGATAAGTTTAGGCTTGCAAATTGTTACTTGTTAATTGTTAAGGGTAGTGTTTGAATTATGTACAGAATTCTAATTGGTTTATTATAATGTTGGAgtatattatgaatatgaaatATATTTGAAGAACTGACCGAATTCTCACCACATAAAGTAACACGCAGCAGCCGTCTTCCTCTTTTTATCAtgggaggtgatttttggccTTCTTAGGctaaaaatcacctccctagaatcattatttaatttgtattgtttattttttcagttttttataattttttccaaGTTTTTTTTGCTATCTCAACCACTGTTGGTTTACATTTAGAAGTTTTTCTAACTTTACCTTAATTGGGTTAGATTTATTCTGCTCTAATTTAAGGTTAGTATGTCTCCACCTTTTGGAGTAATTTTTGCAGTTCGAGAGAATCAGATTCCAGCAACCCGGCAGTTCGCAGTGTCTGCTCCGACGGTCACAGCTTTGTCCGATGATTTCAACCATCTCCGGGGTCTTTTCTGGCATACTCTGCTGTTTAGAGACTCCACAGGAATGGTTCAAAATGCTGGATTCAAATTTTACATTACCATCCGAGAAGACATCATCATAGTAAAGGAAGCTAATCTAATTCCTTTTGAGGTAATattaaatccaaaagttgcaaTAGAGGCATCCACTAATTACAGTGTGATGTGTATTGATGTGAGCCTAATAGCGAAAGACGGCTTAAGTCCAGTTAGTAGTGAAAAATGTATTAGTATTTCTTATTGTAATAAGAGTACGAATATGCTTGTTCATTATTTAGCTAGAGAGGCTTTAGCAACCATTGTTAAGAGCAGTGTTTGGAAAGATTACGTCctccaaaagtttcaaatcaTGTTCTGGCCGATCAAATGgttttttgattaataaaattttatgagtTTCAACAAAAAAAGTAACACGGGTGTGGTGTAAATTATGGTGAAATGAAATTGCTCCGCTATGCATATCAATTGAACCACAATAGAAAATATTCTGAATATGATTGCATgtgttaaataattttatggCTAGTGAACtatacattttttataaaataattatttatgtttggtttgttatattttaataaataatttttattttctcaacAACAACAGGAGGTTATCCAATCATTGTGATAATGATTAACTATATGGCCAACCAGtggcaaatttaaattttttttagtttggtgTAATTTTTAGTTCACCTCTAACCTTAAGATAGTCCGAATTTAATCTTTCTACAGTTCCGCATTCACTATAAACTCTACCTCTATTTGAAAAAGTTACGAGGCTATGCTAAAACCTACCTTAACTTTATGGTAGTTCGATATCCAATTTTACCACACAAGCTATCCGTCAGCGGTCAGCCACACTACTAGAAATCTGTCAAAactccgtcgctaaatggcataaatccgtcgctaaatggcattagcgacggatttaatccgtcgctaaattcctGGTCGCTAAATCATTTAGCTACGGAAAGAAAAAATTAGCGGCggcttttaaaaaatttagcgacggatttaatccgccactaatatttttttttaaaaaaaataattttttttttaattaaagctaaaaatgaaatattatttaatctataGCCCACGGTCACCCACCCATCCGCGATGGGTCACCTATCATCATCCTCCGGCAATTTTCgcaaacttcccagtaggtcatcCATCCTTTAATTGCTCTCAGCCAAACCTCTTTAACCTTCTAATTCCCTCGCGCGTAACTCCATCTTATCCAGCTCAAATTCTTAATacatatctatgtatattatatttaaatataactaaaaggaACGAATATTTACTCCCGCAATTAACAGccacattataaaataattattttttcatactaatttttttaaataaataattaataaattatttttttaataattattttaaataaaaataacaaattatcaCTTTTACACGTTACTACcgcattctaatataataaaatttctaataaatattaatttttttaataaataatttttttatgaacaattattttttataaaaaaaataattatttttttaataaataatttttttatgaacaattattttttataaaaaaataattattttattaataaataaatattgtttaataaataaatattttattaattaataaatattttattaataaataaatattttttaaacaaaaaattattttaaataaataattattttttaaatataaaattatttttttagtagaattaatacttttagcgacggattcttaaatccgtcgctaaaagtaagcatttagcgacggattctgaAAACCGTGCTAAATGtaacacttttagcgacggattttgaaatccgtcgctaaaagtgaaaaaaaattggcgggatttGTCCCGCCATTCTAGCGatggaatttccgtcgctaaagttggtgggatgaatcccgccaatttttttatggatttagcgacggattcaaaatccgtcgctaaatttgattttagaatccgtcgctaatcgacagttttctagtagtgcaCATAGGCAAATATTGGCTATAATTGATTGAGTAACGTCTTATTGTTAGAAAAGTTGAAGTTCCCTtaccaaaatatataataaataaaagggCTAATCTTGTTTTAATACCAAATCTTTGTtggttttgtcagttataatcaaaccttttaaaattgtcaGGATTAGCCAATTTTAGAATATTCAGAACATTTTTTAGTCATTAATTGAATTTAACCCGAAGCTATTACATGTAGGATTAGCATAAATGGCTAATAAAGGTtctgaatattttaaaatgggcTATTTGTGACGATTTTGAAAGGTTTAACTATAACTGACAAAACCCGAAAGGTTTGGTAGATTAGCTCTAAGTAAAACGTGAAATAACCATCTTGTAAAAAGTATATAATTCAGTAAACCGCAAATTTATATAAACTGAAGATGAATTATAGGGCATAAGAATGTATAGGCCTACCCAATTAAAAGGATTATGATGATGAAGTATACATTATATATCTTTGGCCGTGGTTAAACGGAGTTGCTGAGCCTGAAATCTGTATATGTTCTTATCAAAGCTAGGGTTTCTGCAGAACTTGACTGACCAGTAAAAACAGATTAAATTCACTTTGCTGCCAAATAGAGAGACAAACCtaaatttaacccaaatttttgaaataatcaCACTAGCTAGCTAGCTATCTAGCTACTGTACTGTTTGCTTTAGATTAATCCCAAGACATGCAAACGTGTTCAAATGTTGCCCACTTATTTTCAGCAATAAGAAACATTATTAAATACTAtttgataatcaattttttgttGAGCTTGATGATTTGTTTGCTATAAAGATTTGCTTCATATAAAGATTTACTTTCCGTTTATAACCCTCGAATTCAGCAAGTGAACATGCAAAGCTGGCTTACTTGTGCTTAGCATATCTTGAACCCTACATGTTGtagaaacttaattaaatattaatacattattataaaatagtaataatttacAATCAACAATGCGGGACCTActaatatatgtttaaaataatgCGCGTGACACCATTAATATTATGTCACATGGCATGTAATGTGCAGATAGACATATTTGCACAATTACTGCATAGACATACTCGCTCAAGCATACATACTCATAATATCgtactttataaataaaacgtACAGATAACTGTATAGACATACTGACGCAAATATATAGATTTTGATGAGAGATCACAGAGAAAATATTGGAAAATGAAAATGGGAGAAGAACAAGAGAGATTATTACCAGTAGCAAATGTGGGTAAAATCATGAAGCAAATCTTGCCATCAAATGCCAAGGTTTCAAAAGAAGCAAAAGAGACAATGCAAGAATGTGCAACAGAATTTATAAGTTTTGTGACAAGTGAGGCATCTGACAAGTGTCATAAGGAGAATCGAAAGACGGTGAATGGAGATGACATCTGTTGGGCTATGAGTTCATTAGGGTTTGATAATTATGCAGAAGCTATTGTCAGGTATTTACATAAATTTAGAGAGATTGAAAGAGAAAAAGCTATTCATAAGCAGAATAAAACTACTAATTCTGCTGCTGCTACTACTCATCAACCAGACGAAGATAAAAATGGCGAAGAAGACGAGCAGCAAATCGGTACGACGAGTTCCAATCTGTTCGAGTTTAGGGTTCTTGAGAAGGGTAACAGCAGCTGTTTTTTTACAAAGCCATCTTGAACATGTGGTAGAACAAACTAACAAGATTTTGGAATTCAATGGTTAAAGCAGTTCTTGGAATGAATATCTGCCAAAGATCATTGAACTCTCGGGTGTAAAATAAATAGGTTGTTTCTTTGAGGTAAATAGcttcttatttttcttcttcttcatgaaTGTTGCATCCTCCATTACCAGCCTTGTGAGTTTGAGTTAGCTTGTTGCTTGCATCTTCCATAAccacttttattaaaatttagctCTAAGCATTTATAATTTAACTTATGTTTCTACTGTCAAATGTAACTTATAGGAGATCTGGATTGTTTGATTTCAGCTTAGCAGCTCTCTCTCTAGCAAATCTGATCtgggtttatatatatatgtggaTTTCATAACAACGATTCACTTGTTGGATCATGTTCGATATGAGATTCATTCACATCTTAATTTGATACTATATATACATGTTAACTCTAAAACTTAGGGTATGTACTCTTCATTAGGCGAAGTTCTGCACAGTAAAGACGGTCAAAAAGATACAGGTATCTGTTTTATGCAAACTACTCTGACGATAAAGTTAAATGGATTCCTTCGTAAGGAAATAAGTGAATAATGTAAGACTTAAGTATTTAGTATTTAGAAATGCATTAGCCTGCTCTTTGTTATTTATAGTCCGTTCATGATGAGATAACGATTCAGGTCACTCGCATTCTGCGTGTTTCGTAGTGTGAGTAGCTCATAATCCCACGTCTTTATGAATGATTGACGGAGATCAAACGTGATGAGCTAGGCAGTTGGGAGGTCAGAGATCGTCTAGCTCGTTTAAAGATACGGAATTAGAACTCTGGTAATACAACTTACTGTTTTTAATCAAACATAATGAAGATCGCCCAAGAAACTATATATAGCTGTTCCAAAATCAACTATTAGTCCATAGTTGTTCAGACATGATCAATTCTCACTTGAACAAAATTGGAAAAGGAATAAGATTTCAGATCATAACATCAAATTGATGTCAAATATATGAACAATTAATCGCCTTTTCGATATTATAGTCATTGCTTCTTTCTAAAAAAAACCCTATGAATGTCATCTCCTATATCCCACCAATTTTCTTGTACGGGATGAGGTTAAGCTCATTGCCGTCAGTTCTTAGTTTCACCcgattaaaagtaaatttagaAGGTTTAGGGTTTTTGCATAACCCTAGAACAAGGGACCACAATTTTTGAGGCTTTACATAACATGATTTATTGTGAAAAACCAATCAAATTCCCAGGCATGCATtattttaaccatataaaatgcaaaatttgGGTAATTCGCCCAATAAAGAATGAGTGTTGATGCCCTAGTAAATCATTAAGAATAGGGTTTCATCCCACAACCGAGGGTTCTACCAACCTCTATTTTTTGGGACCACTTCTCAACTATCAATTCAGCAGATGCTCATTATACAAAACTCAAAAGGAAGATGCTGGTGAAGTCCCACTAAAATTTGTTCCCCAATAAAATGTGTGGAAGGTTCACCAAGTATGAGACATAATCAGAGACAAAAGCTGAAaacctaaaaatatttaaaccgAGCTCAAACTAGAAAGAGAGGGTTAAAGTTTTCAACGGTTAGTGAACTATAAGGTTTTTACATAACGGTTATCTTACGTGTACGTACATTGTCACAAGAGCAATTTTTGACCTTAACTTCTATGCTAACGTCTCGTTTATGTAACAATAGAAGTCCAGTTACCATTATATAATAGATGGAACAATGGTAGCCGTTTAGTAAAAAACCTATACTTCAAAAActgcaaaatattttaaccATAATAAAAGATAGCATATGCTTTCTTGATAAGATGAATATGATAAACTCAAAACGCTAAGATCAACCATATATTTCAATACTATAATTGGTTTCTTGATAAATTAAGAATGTTTTACATGAGTACTGCCTCAATGAGAACTCTGACCATGGAATTGCGGTATCGAGCTTCATAATCTGCTTGCACCATATTGCTTCTTGTTCATCATCCACTCATGATACATTGTCAGCActgaattagatttaattgaaGCATACATACAATGAACCACAATTTCTGCATCCGTTAAGAGGAAAAAGAGCAAGAAGATCACGGGTTGTCTCTTGCAATTTAGCAACTTAGCTGAAATGTAGCATCAGACACATTTCAAGGGCTGCAATGACCTTCGTAAGCATGTTTAATGCTGATTAGACCCTAATGGTCCGAGGTACTAAGTTTATCCAAGTCAAAAAGTGATCATGCATGTAATAATAAGTGAGATAGACATTCTATAAATGACAAATTTCTTGTAACAGGACTAATGTTAGAGACCACtgattcttttgttttttacaTTCCTAAAAGATATAGCTAGATAGAAAATGTGGCTATCCAGATGATGAGAGGGCAGAAAATAAtatcacaaaataaaaaatgccCCCATGGAAGTTTCAAGAGATAATGAAGTCACATAAACTTAAAATCCCCTCCAAAAGTTTCAAAGTGGAGTTCACATGCCTAGACATGATGGAAAAGAATTTGAAGTCATCTATGATCTAGAAAACCATATTCAATCACCAACTCTTCAGTGTGATTCATTCTTCTAAAATGAATGCCCTAAAGTTTGTTCCTAAAAGCTCAAAAAAACATTTTGCTGAAAATAGTTAGAAAAGATCCATGCCATGAGACAAGATTCATCCAATCCCCACATTAGTTTGACAACTCTATTACAACTATCAACAAGTGTTCGATCATTTGACAATAAACATGGCTTAAATAAAGAAAGATAAAAGACTCGAGCCATTCACAAAATATCAAGCAATTTGATTAATAAAAGCTTCAACAAAACCCCAACCATCGTCAATATCAGGTCCTATCCAAAAACCAATAATTACTTCGTGATTCCACAAAGTTACATTCATACAACAAGACACAAGTTCACCAAAATGGTCTATAAGAGCTGAATATCCATGACAGCACCCCACAGAAGACATATTGCCATTCGAGCAGTAGGATGCATGTAGGTATGTTGCTGCAAATGAAATCCATATACCATTTTGTATAGATAAGCAAAAGGATAATGCTACTGAAAATCTATGAAATATACTCAGATAGCATCAGAAATACTTATGTCCGGTTTGTAATCTTAGGACTAAATGTATGCTTCAGAAGTCAACTAGAGTGATACCTTTCTGCTATAACACATTTCATGATAATAAAGGCATTAATTATGGATAATTTAGTTAGGAGAATATACATCATCATAGACTAGAGTGTTGGACCCTAATGCAATTAAAGCGGTTCCGATGTGGAAAGAATGCATGAGAGTAAAGTTAAACCAAAAGTAATGAAATGAGGAAGaaaaatagagatataaatCGCAATGACTAAAACTGGAAGAAAAAAGATCAACTATTGACAGAAACCTTTCAATTTGCTTgcacaatttttatttttttctaacgAGGCCTTGCTCCCCCGGGCCGAAGCCCAGGATCACTGGCAAACCCCAATATCTGGACCATCTGCAAGCCTACATACTTGGCAAGTCCGGGCTATAATGGTCCGGTCCCAACTACTCCATTTATTAAAAAGGGAGTAGTCGGGGTTTGAACTTGTGATCATAGCGCCCAGATAGCTGAGACTTAGACCACTAGACCAACCTCATGTTGCACAAAATTTTGTCCTGAGTAATGTGTAGAATTTGCCAGAATGCAGGGGTAAGATGCTAAAACAAGAAGATTAAGATAtagatcaaatacctgttttaaAAGTTGTTTGCCTTGACATAATTCTAGGTACTAGTGGTACTTTACTTAGTCGAAAT is part of the Mercurialis annua linkage group LG3, ddMerAnnu1.2, whole genome shotgun sequence genome and encodes:
- the LOC126672129 gene encoding uncharacterized protein LOC126672129; the protein is MASAVSIISPMLLGIPKFGDKEFRLSKVPLVPRIMSRQTTFKTATYLHASYCSNGNMSSVGCCHGYSALIDHFGELVSCCMNVTLWNHEVIIGFWIGPDIDDGWGFVEAFINQIA
- the LOC126672128 gene encoding nuclear transcription factor Y subunit B-4-like, whose product is MKMGEEQERLLPVANVGKIMKQILPSNAKVSKEAKETMQECATEFISFVTSEASDKCHKENRKTVNGDDICWAMSSLGFDNYAEAIVRYLHKFREIEREKAIHKQNKTTNSAAATTHQPDEDKNGEEDEQQIGTTSSNLFEFRVLEKGNSSCFFTKPS